CGTTGTAGGATTTGTAAAGATTTTAACATAGTTTGTGAACAGGCCGATTTAGCCTGAAGCTCACCAAGGTTGTCTTCCATGAGCCCCGTCTTCCAGTGGAGCTGTGGGTGttcattttcataatttcttaTGTGGAATGAAGTTGCAGGGACAGCTGAcagtttgtattttgtttttcttaaagaggGCCCTCTGAACTGTTTAGCCTTCAAAAGCCCTACAACACCTGAATCCTGCCTCTGGGGATTCTTGCCAAGAAATGTAAAGAGATTCTTTGAGAGAGTTGTTTGTGCTGTGTCTGAACTGTTCTTTCTTCTGGATGCCTTAAAACTGGCTTTCCTGATGTGTCACCTACTTCCCACCGAAAGTCAAGGAAAGGCACCCACGCAAATTACGACTCACCTGAAAATGTGCTTGAAGGCGGGAGGTCTGAGGGCTGTTCCCCTGAAGATTGATCGCTCAGTTTATCACCTGAGACCTGTTCGGCTGAGGCCGGTTCAACTGCAGACTGTTCCCCTGCAGGCTTATCACTTGCAACCTGTTCGCTTGTGGGCTGTTCGCCTATGGCCTGTTCACTGACAGACTGTTCGCCTAGAGGCTGCTCACCTATAGGTTGTTCCACAGAAGGCTGTTCACCGGAAGCGTGCTCATTCAGAGTGTGCTCACCGGCAGCGGCCTCCCCTGGAGCATGCTCAACCGCAGTAGCGTGATCAACTGAAGCCGGCCCGCCTGCGTGTTCAACTGCCAGCGGCTCACCGGAAGCATGTTGGGCTGCAGCTGTCTCACTTGAACCATGCTCACTCAAAGCGCTGTCGACTGAAGAAGTCTCATATAAAGCCTCATCCGGAGGGTTTGCAAGTGAAAAGTAGTCACTTGAGAGTTGCTGAACTGATGGTTGATGATCCATAGAGCCAAGAAGCTCATCAGATTGAGTTGATGCTCCTAGGATGGAGAAGTAATAGAAGAGAGATGGTGAGGGTGAGAGAGAATGTCCGGGTAAGGAGTCCTTTCCTATGGAGCAAGGCTAATGTTGTGGGATCGCTAGGTTTCTGGGGGTCTGGTCAAGCACCTGAAGGTACTGCAGAAGCTAGACGCAGTCAACCGATGGCTCGGGGGACCATGAAGGCCAGGGGTGTTAAGCAACCGCAGAGACTACCTTAGTGGTTGAAGGGAAGAATTTTAAGATCCACAATATTTGTGTGGATCTGTGTACCCTGAGTGGGCACAGGGGCACCAAAAGTGCCTGTGCCTCCCTGACAAAGCCAGCATCAGGAAATCAACATCCCATCGTTGATGTAATCAGAATTCCACTACTGGCCTCCCTCCGGTTCCTCTGTGGGTGAAAGGTCGGAATGGGGATACGACAAGAGAGAGACTCTGCAGTGTTTCAGCAGCTGAGTAATTCTAGCTGAAACCGAGGGCGGAAGATTTTAAACTCcaaacaaaatgaatttaaaactagagatgacaaatatttaatgaggcCACGAAAATTACCAGAAGGGATTAAGACCTTTATTTGGCAAGTTCATGTTTTTTCCCACCCCCAATCCCCTATCCATGTGGTTGGGAACCGGAAACCAAGTTGCTATGaattattaagataaaaatatgatGTACTTCTATATCTCTGCATTGAGATTCCTTTTGATGTACCATTTACTCCTACTTCATGGAGTTGTCATGAGTCTTCAATAAGGTAAACTGTGAAGTGCCTAGTCCATTGCTGAAATGCTcaattaactttaatttttcctCCTCCTGACCTTGCGTTTGGAATTACAAAACTCTTAGCTGGTCATTCTCTTCTGACCTATCTCTACTACATTTAATCCAGTTTATCAATGACTGTCAGACAAATACTCCTTAAgtacagcttttattttaaagggtAGCATCATGCAGACAATTTGattattactcttttttaaattactattacTCTTTGAGTAACTGATTTAGGCTGAATAACCTAGAAGAGGGTGGGGAATAGACTTTAATGACGAGTATGTTATTAATCCTATCAAAAAGCTGAGAGGAATATAATATAGTCAGTATCATCCTGGTTATAATCCTGtaagaatttgtgtgtgtgtgtgtgtgtatcttgagTGATTTGAAGTCCTTATAACCAACTACTTTCAAAAGACTAGCATTAGAATATGTTGATAAAGGAAATATAAGATAGACTAAGGCTTTTGCATAAGTGCTGAGTTGTGtacactctttgcaaccctgtgagtctgccaggctcctctgtccatgggttattccaggcaagaataccagagtgggttgccgttttctcttccagaggctcttcctgacctagggatagaacctgcatctcctgcattggtaggtgaattctttaccactatgccacctgggaaatccgaCTAAGGCTTTtaggagtttttaattttaaaaagttgttacaGAAATACTACCTGCTTGACTGATTCTTCAAAAGTGAACAGAAGTTTTAACAAAGAGATTTTTGATACAAAAAAAGAGTTTTGAAAAAGCACACTCCTTTCTTGGTCATTCTTATCATTTATGACTCACTACCTCACCAAGTGGCTGGCACATACTACCATCTGGTAACTATGTAGCTTGTTTCTGAGTcaatttttgaaaactgaagaaGGCAAAAGACAAAATCTCAGAGAACTGACATTACAGAAAACACTCTTGTTTAATGGAGAGCTCGAAACTCATGGCCTCTCACTTctgcaggaggaagaagggaacagAGTTGACCCTGAATGGGGATCCTGAAAGAGGAAAAACGGATGACTGAACGGATAGACCAGAACCGGGAAGGGGAGGCTTCTAGGATCTCTGGCCCCAGGATGACTTTCAGGCATacctcactcccttctcctgttTCTCTCCTTCTACCTTAGCTACACAATGATCCCACACACTCAGTTCATCGGGGCCAACCTTCCCAGGCTTCCAGAACCCTAGACCTGTCTTCTCATTTCACAGAGCATCAGATACAACATCGAGTGGCTGAAAGCATTAGGAATGAGACTGTGCCAAGCAGGTCTCTGATGGTGAAGCCATTGACTAGGAGGGATCAACCGATTCAGCAACTCTTAAGAGTTGGCTGAACTTGTTCAGCCACTCCTACTTCCGGGTCAGATTGGTCTGGGTAACTAAGATGCTGGTCTTCCGTCTTCAAGGGCCTTAAAGAGGCCTCTCCATGTCCACCTAGAGCCAAGAGACAGGACTCACCTCTGGCAGATCCAAGGAAACACAGACTCACTAGTAGAAGGAAATTCTTCATCTGGATTTTGGGCAAGAGGGGCCCCCGGTGTGGGGCGCCCAAGAGCAGTGAAGAAAAACTGTGAGCAGAGGCTTCCAGTGCCGAGCTGCAGAGTCTGGGAATTCTAGAACCTCAGAGACAATCCGTGATTCCTCACAATGGGCTGTGCTGATCAGGTGCCTGATCCGGCACGCTGACGCTCTGGCAACCCCCAGCAAACCACACTGTGAGGGCTGATGTGCCCCGTGCCTGACACTTTACTGTggctctctgccttttctttaaaaaatcaagttgcCAAAATAACATATACTCtatgtaataaattttaaaagccatcTACTCTCTTTTTAAAGTGTTCATGACCGTGAGGTGTGATTagctggttttggttttttttttttttttttggttctctgGATCAGCCCTTTTATTTTGGTCGGGGCCTCAGAAGGCTGATCTCTATTGAGCTGCTCACCTGAAGGCTGGTGGCTTTGGCTTCAGATTGTGTTTAGCCAGGGGaagactggagaagggaactcacacacacagaacGAGACTGAAGTATTTATTCCTCCTATTGCCTTCCTGCCACGGTTCTGATGCTAGCTGGGTCTTGACAAGACTGTTTCTGTTGAGTGTCTCTCCTCGTGGCTCCCGTTCTCCACCAGGCTATGGTAGCAtggcttccttcccctccccgtCTCAGGCCTAGGAAGGATGATGATTTCTTACTGTTGCTAAACCTGGATGCCCCaactttatttttgctgttgttgtttccTTAACCCTGTTCACTTCTGTCAATCATCTTTTCGTAAAGGTCCATATCAGTCATGGTTttggcaggaaacagatggcaaaCTCAGATGGGTGACAGGAGAATGTACCTGATAAGGATATGGAAAAGGGATCTACAGCCTCGGGCTGTGACTGCTGAGAAGACGGGTACAGCGAAGCATCTACCTGGTATTACGCTGGAACTTTTGGAAGacggggcctcccaggtggtgctagtggtaaagaacccacctgtcaatgcaggagatgtaagagacgtgagttcgatccctgggttgggaagatgccctggaggagggcatggcaacccactccagtattcttgcctggagaatcccatggacagaggagcctggagggctacagacacAACTGGTGGCAGAGATCTCCTAGctcccatctcctccctcttctttgcTCACCTCTCTTGGACCCTTCATTACATATACCACGGAATGCTGGATCTAGAATAGACGTATTTGTCACTCTTATAATTATTGAATGCTCTTCTCTCCCATTAGACTTTAAGCTCCATGAAAGTGGTGTTTCAGTCTGTCTTGATCACTGTTGAGTCCTTGCTACCTGAGAGCATGCTGACAGACAATAGGTGTTTAAtcctgggttggccaaaaagttaactTGGGTTTTCCATAAGCTGTTATGGAAAAACCAGGATGAAGTTTTCGGCCAccccaatactttttttttcctccatgaaggaatgaatgagttgCCTTTTCTCTACTTCATGGAGGTAGAGGTATAGGTAGCCCCTAGAGTGGGCTGGGTGAAGATTCTGGGTCAGTTGGAGAAAGCAGGACCTCAGGGGTCGGATGTTGCAGAGGCCTACCCTACTTGGCTTGAGCTGAAGGACAAAACTAGGATTCTCAGGTGTTTCACTTCATCTGGGCAGTGCTGCTGCCAGGGGAGGCCATCAAGACTGTGCAaaactgccggggtccagcctcggcaggatccagggggtaccctcaggatgaacagcgtcagcgagagagagagagaaacatgtgaaaccagccttgatagggccaagtctgcaagggagagagagaaatagagtgagagagagagacagagaccagacggggggtgcagcagagtctgacAATGCTttatttgagagagagagagagagagagagaccagacgggggggtgcagcagagtctgacaatgctttattttttaccgtggcttttataccctaagttagtacatttctaaggggaagatagtttaacattacatcagcttgtctttcacgaaaccagggtgtttcctgcatacttctttgtttatgagggtcttgtacattatcttctggccttggggcctattaacattttatgcaagtcagatgaatgtaaacctattttctgtttctatggtgaccttaactgaaaggtagcagtctcatagggcaacagtacagagtagaagtataaccttgttaatacaaaaattaatctttctgcaGAAGTtttcagttgcgtttatctaagaagtttaccccacactgactctgcgactttgggtgaggcagcttctgcctagcactcctggctgacaattaacaaccatctcattgttaccacactagggctaagttcttatttctctagatctttaactatattaacaatggtttctataacacaaccttagcacattaaaagcaaaaacacagcaagcaaaagaCAGCAAGCAAAcatcaacccaataaccacctttagaataatttttcttatgttttgtaataagactccttcacccctcaaaaaggctctatgtctattagggcttttatataatcaggttctttatgctattttatgattaggatattataagcaatcatgcatattagtaccaagggcataaatgcatttggcaaacaaactaccagcaaaggagtttaaattaaaacactcctttcatcctggataatctcataaaataccaccacctgggaaacttattgattaaagttctaaattgattcttatttgggaagagatcagggaaggccttctgcctgtgtcacagaaattagggagtagtctattgaagcaggcatcagaaagacagatatcatctttaaggtgagcgccaggggcagcttttcagaatccctgaaaatctgatctgccttgcctgtcaagCTTTCTCCTTGTGAcctgtcatgggtgggatcttgtgagctggccttttcgaaatccctgaaaacctgatctgccttgccagtctggttttctccctcatgaccttgtcataggtagggtctcgtgtgttggctcccggcacaAAATCTGTCCCGACGTTTCCTTCCTCTGTCTTGTCCTTCTGttcctcccctttccttcctccacctTTACCCCAAGCTCCATCCCAAGCCACCTccattgctattgttcagtcgctaagtcatgtctgactctttgtgaccctgcggattgcagcatgccaggcttccctgtccttcacaatctcctagagcttgctgaaactcatgtccatcgagtcggtgatgccatccaaccatctcatcctctgtcatccccttctcctcctgccttcaatctttcccagcatcagagtcttttctaatgagtcagctgtttgcatcaggtggccaaagtgttggagcttcagcttcagcatcagtcctgccaatgaacactcagggctgatttcctttgggattggctggtttgatttccttcctgtccaagggactctctcaagagtcttcttgtgCCTACATCCATTCACGACTTCTAATTATTCTCTGAATATGCAATGCCCTCTGTATTTTTATggttcccctcccctcttcctgacATTGTACTTCTCCATCTCAACGTCCTGACAAGAATTAATTCTTAATCCAGGTCAGTCACCACCTACCATTTGGAGACTCCCCAGATCCACCAATCTGTTGCACAGACTCCTCTCTTTTTAGTTCAGACCCATATGTCTGAATACCAGCTGGACACTTCTATCTTGATATCCCAGAACACGTGAAACTCAACATTTGTGATGCTGAAATTATCATGTGTACCACCACTACTGAGCTGGTGCTCTGGAGCTggggagctgcaactacggaagcccgcCACGACTACCGAAGCCCGCCGCGACTACGGAAGCCCACCACGACTACCGAAGCCCACCCACCTAGAGccccat
The nucleotide sequence above comes from Cervus canadensis isolate Bull #8, Minnesota chromosome 29, ASM1932006v1, whole genome shotgun sequence. Encoded proteins:
- the ACRV1 gene encoding acrosomal protein SP-10 isoform X4, giving the protein MKNFLLLVSLCFLGSARGASTQSDELLGSMDHQPSVQQLSREAAAGEHTLNEHASGEQPSVEQPIGEQPLGEQSVSEQAIGEQPTSEQVASDKPAGEHDQSSGEQPSDLPPSSTFSGPSLSCHTCSYMNDQGKCLRGEGVCATQNSQQCMLKKIFEGGKLQFMVQGCENMCPSMNLFSHGTRMQIICCRNQSFCNKI
- the ACRV1 gene encoding acrosomal protein SP-10 isoform X1, whose amino-acid sequence is MKNFLLLVSLCFLGSARGASTQSDELLGSMDHQPSVQQLSSDYFSLANPPDEALYETSSVDSALSEHGSSETAAAQHASGEPLAVEHAGGPASVDHATAVEHAPGEAAAGEHTLNEHASGEQPSVEQPIGEQPLGEQSVSEQAIGEQPTSEQVASDKPAGEQSAVEPASAEQVSGDKLSDQSSGEQPSDLPPSSTFSGPSLSCHTCSYMNDQGKCLRGEGVCATQNSQQCMLKKIFEGGKLQFMVQGCENMCPSMNLFSHGTRMQIICCRNQSFCNKI
- the ACRV1 gene encoding acrosomal protein SP-10 isoform X3, encoding MKNFLLLVSLCFLGSARGASTQSDELLGSMDHQPSVQQLSREAAAGEHTLNEHASGEQPSVEQPIGEQPLGEQSVSEQAIGEQPTSEQVASDKPAGEQSAVEPASAEQVSGDKLSDQSSGEQPSDLPPSSTFSGPSLSCHTCSYMNDQGKCLRGEGVCATQNSQQCMLKKIFEGGKLQFMVQGCENMCPSMNLFSHGTRMQIICCRNQSFCNKI
- the ACRV1 gene encoding acrosomal protein SP-10 isoform X2; this translates as MKNFLLLVSLCFLGSARGASTQSDELLGSMDHQPSVQQLSSDYFSLANPPDEALYETSSVDSALSEHGSSETAAAQHASGEPLAVEHAGGPASVDHATAVEHAPGEAAAGEHTLNEHASGEQPSVEQPIGEQPLGEQSVSEQAIGEQPTSEQVASDKPAGEQSAVEPASAEQVSGPSLSCHTCSYMNDQGKCLRGEGVCATQNSQQCMLKKIFEGGKLQFMVQGCENMCPSMNLFSHGTRMQIICCRNQSFCNKI